In Planctomycetota bacterium, the sequence GTCTGGCGCTCGACGCCGGTTGCGACGTGTTCTGCGAAAAGACGATGTGCTACTCGCTGGACGAGGCGCGGCGGCTGGTCGCCCAAGTCGAACAGAGCGGCCGCGTGTTCCAGGTCGGCCTGCAACGCCGCGCCAATGTCATCTACCAGCAAGCGGTCGCCATGATCCGGGCTGGCATGCTTGGCCAGATATCGGCCGTGAAATGCCAGTGGCATCGGAACAACAATTGGCGGCGGCCGATTCCCGTGCCGCGCGGCGACGCGCAATGGTCGGCCCTGGAACATCAGCTCAATTGGCGACTCTATCAGCGTTCGTCGGGCGGGCTGATGGCCGAACTCGGCAGCCACCAACTCGACGTGGTGAACTGGTGTTTGGGCACGACGCCGAAGCGCGTGGTGGCCAGCGGCGGCATCGACTACTGGCGCGACGGTCGCGACGTGGCCGACAATATTTTCTGTATCTACGAGTACGAGTTGCCCGTTGCGGCGACTCCTGCCCCGGCTGCGGCAACGGCGAATCAGCAACCCGGAGGGCGTTCGACGCACACCGTTCGCGTCACCTACTCGTCCCTGTGCAACAACGCCTATGAAGGGGCGTCGGAACTGATCATGGGAACGCGCGGCACGCTCTACCTGACCAGCGGCAAGGGATTGATGTTTCGCGAGCGGACGGCCGACGACGTGGGCTGGGCCCCGCGCCGCGCGGCCAGCGACAACCAGCAAGACGACGCGGCCCTGATCACCAGCGGCAAGACGCTGAAGTTGTCGAACAGCCCTTGGGCCCATCGGGGCGAGCCGGTCGAGCTTGACTATCTGCAAGGGGACGACACGCGCGACGAGCTGATGTCGTTCGTCAATCACGTCCGCACGCGCAACGTCAAAACGATTTGCGACGTCCAGGAAGGCT encodes:
- a CDS encoding Gfo/Idh/MocA family oxidoreductase, which translates into the protein MKRRPTSRRRFLEAATGAALATSAAMLRAADAREPVRVAVIGTGARGSDLLRALTTLDGVQVVGLCDNYAPHLERASRFAAPGTPRFANAEQMLAQAKPQAVVIAVPLAEHYRVTSLALDAGCDVFCEKTMCYSLDEARRLVAQVEQSGRVFQVGLQRRANVIYQQAVAMIRAGMLGQISAVKCQWHRNNNWRRPIPVPRGDAQWSALEHQLNWRLYQRSSGGLMAELGSHQLDVVNWCLGTTPKRVVASGGIDYWRDGRDVADNIFCIYEYELPVAATPAPAAATANQQPGGRSTHTVRVTYSSLCNNAYEGASELIMGTRGTLYLTSGKGLMFRERTADDVGWAPRRAASDNQQDDAALITSGKTLKLSNSPWAHRGEPVELDYLQGDDTRDELMSFVNHVRTRNVKTICDVQEGLRDTATVLMANEAMKSGTTVAWPLDAAPRAITATPRG